In Leptospira harrisiae, a genomic segment contains:
- a CDS encoding ATP-binding protein, translating to MNLSEITAIRDGNPQCKTCGGVGITLAEHVRGSRSGALVLCHCIGSDCNTCESKGQAPYMTFDRKLDKMLPCVCHNARFSLRNWENLVEKANIPARYRFQFLSNIDIGDTANDPDMSFIIAHDWANELVHKFKNADFSPQGFYLWGGTGSGKTLLACVILNELIFRYGITCKYAKVNKDFLSAIRDTYQSDSETHGQERSIEREFANVDVLVIDDFGVQKESEFNNRKLYDLIDSRYEQEKLTLLTSNHSLVEWRDRGQGRIYSRLMEMTKEIELKCPDYRTKFVKR from the coding sequence ATGAATTTATCCGAAATTACTGCCATCCGGGACGGAAATCCACAGTGTAAAACCTGTGGCGGGGTTGGGATTACCTTGGCCGAACATGTTCGCGGCTCTCGTTCTGGTGCCCTTGTCCTTTGCCATTGTATCGGAAGCGACTGTAACACTTGTGAGTCGAAAGGGCAAGCCCCTTATATGACTTTTGATAGAAAGTTAGACAAAATGCTTCCTTGTGTTTGTCACAACGCACGGTTTTCCCTGCGAAATTGGGAGAATCTGGTCGAAAAAGCCAACATTCCTGCAAGGTACCGCTTCCAATTTTTGTCCAATATCGACATTGGTGACACAGCAAACGATCCCGATATGTCCTTTATTATTGCTCACGACTGGGCAAACGAACTCGTTCATAAATTTAAGAACGCAGATTTTTCGCCGCAAGGGTTTTATCTTTGGGGTGGGACTGGGTCAGGAAAAACCTTACTCGCTTGTGTCATTTTGAACGAACTTATTTTTCGTTATGGGATTACATGCAAATACGCTAAAGTGAATAAGGATTTTTTGTCAGCCATTCGCGATACATACCAATCAGATAGCGAAACTCACGGACAAGAACGTTCCATCGAAAGAGAATTTGCGAATGTAGATGTACTTGTGATTGATGACTTTGGTGTACAAAAAGAATCCGAATTCAACAATCGAAAGTTATACGATCTGATTGATAGTCGTTATGAACAAGAAAAACTCACGCTTCTCACATCCAATCATTCACTAGTCGAGTGGAGAGATCGTGGTCAAGGTCGCATTTATTCCAGGCTCATGGAAATGACCAAAGAAATTGAACTCAAATGTCCCGATTATCGCACTAAGTTTGTAAAGAGGTAA
- the panB gene encoding 3-methyl-2-oxobutanoate hydroxymethyltransferase, translating into MKNIILQYKKKYDAGEPISVVTCYDYTFATLFNRTEVDCLLVGDSLGMVIQGNHSTLPVTLDEIIYHTKAVCKGAPDKTIVADLPFLSYQTSIEEGIRSAGRVLKETNASCVKLEGDSEFIIELTKRMTESGIPVFAHLGLTPQSVHTLGGHRVQGKTEAARSKMVRKARELSEAGAFALLLEMVPESLGKEITESIRIPTIGIGAGKYTSGQVLVMQDLLGLNEDFHPKFLKKFGNLSGAVKDAVNLYHREVSKREYPSEAHAFLDT; encoded by the coding sequence ATGAAAAACATTATTCTACAGTATAAAAAAAAATACGATGCGGGAGAACCCATCTCTGTCGTCACTTGTTACGATTATACCTTTGCTACTCTTTTTAATAGAACAGAAGTGGATTGCCTCCTTGTGGGTGATTCACTCGGAATGGTGATCCAAGGAAATCATTCTACACTACCTGTTACTTTAGATGAAATCATCTACCATACAAAAGCTGTGTGTAAGGGAGCTCCCGACAAAACCATTGTTGCCGATTTACCGTTTTTATCTTACCAAACATCTATTGAAGAAGGGATTCGTTCTGCTGGCCGTGTGCTCAAAGAAACCAATGCTTCTTGTGTAAAACTGGAAGGGGATTCTGAATTTATTATCGAACTCACAAAACGAATGACCGAATCAGGAATTCCTGTGTTTGCTCATTTGGGTCTCACTCCGCAATCAGTTCACACTCTTGGTGGTCATCGTGTCCAAGGAAAAACGGAAGCAGCTCGATCCAAAATGGTTCGTAAAGCCAGAGAACTTTCGGAAGCCGGCGCCTTTGCCTTGTTACTCGAAATGGTTCCCGAATCTCTCGGAAAAGAAATCACAGAATCCATTCGGATTCCGACGATTGGGATTGGTGCGGGAAAGTATACTTCGGGCCAAGTGCTTGTGATGCAAGATTTACTCGGACTCAATGAAGACTTTCATCCTAAGTTTTTGAAGAAATTTGGGAATCTTAGCGGGGCGGTAAAGGATGCGGTGAATCTGTACCACCGCGAAGTTTCGAAACGAGAGTATCCATCGGAAGCTCACGCTTTTTTAGATACTTAA
- the fcpA gene encoding flagellar coiling protein FcpA, giving the protein MKIIKYLLILQLVSGFSVLFAQTQPANAQDSQAAKDQVDELLKGELVPENDDAELTEDQKKRKKEIMEQESLWKNPDFKGYNKTFQELHQLSKTFANNQFRLALSNYQSGVNTVMKNRDWVEQYRKEEAEKKRLDEKWYWQKVDRKSREERVVYREKMKAKQDALNYFSKAINHLDEIKNPDLRERPEFKRLLSDVYRSWIMAEYDLQNLPQTIPILELYIEIDDNEKEYPAHKYLASAYSFEENMIKKTKGPDDMLFKYRYKKNVHLLRATELKYGKDSPEYKHIVNVINRDEVISVAQ; this is encoded by the coding sequence ATGAAGATTATTAAGTATCTCCTTATTCTCCAACTGGTGTCCGGCTTCAGTGTGCTTTTCGCACAAACTCAGCCTGCGAACGCTCAAGATAGCCAAGCGGCTAAAGACCAAGTCGACGAACTTCTCAAAGGCGAACTCGTTCCTGAGAATGACGATGCGGAACTTACCGAAGACCAAAAAAAGAGAAAGAAAGAAATTATGGAACAGGAATCTCTTTGGAAGAATCCTGATTTTAAAGGGTATAACAAAACTTTCCAAGAGTTACACCAACTTTCTAAAACTTTCGCCAACAACCAATTCCGTTTGGCTCTTTCCAACTACCAATCCGGTGTTAACACTGTGATGAAAAATAGAGATTGGGTGGAACAGTACCGCAAAGAAGAAGCTGAGAAAAAACGCTTAGATGAAAAATGGTACTGGCAAAAAGTAGATCGTAAATCTAGAGAAGAACGAGTTGTTTACCGTGAAAAAATGAAAGCGAAACAAGACGCTCTCAATTACTTCTCTAAGGCGATCAATCACCTTGATGAAATTAAAAACCCTGACTTAAGAGAAAGACCTGAGTTCAAAAGACTTCTTTCTGACGTTTATCGTTCATGGATTATGGCTGAGTATGACCTTCAAAATCTTCCTCAAACCATCCCAATTCTTGAACTTTACATCGAAATCGATGATAACGAAAAAGAATATCCTGCTCACAAGTATCTTGCAAGTGCTTATAGCTTTGAAGAAAACATGATCAAAAAGACAAAAGGTCCAGATGATATGCTCTTCAAGTATCGTTACAAAAAGAACGTTCACTTACTACGTGCCACTGAGTTAAAATATGGAAAAGATTCTCCTGAATACAAACATATTGTTAACGTAATCAACCGAGATGAGGTTATTTCGGTAGCACAATAA
- a CDS encoding ABC transporter permease, whose translation MKTSLFRFYLKRELFSRFRYSLLIVVSITLGVGSVIGIHSYKDNTANAIKREAKSIMGADIALQSPQEITKTAEKLVKTSLPEGSETSASIQFLSMISNESGEENSLSFIKAVETNYPFYGEMKTEPEDAYHNLKPNQVLLDKSLVENLKLKIGNRVRLGDSLLVLAGIVVKEPGAVGSFVGSAPGSIILRDTANQTGLVQRGSRIRYTIYAKFPETVDSLVWKDKEFEALIKEDLTIYHNTEVNSGSQQFIKNTFDYMALLALAGFFLGAISVYTAVRTRLLEKRNEIAILMCLGAKPNVILLLVFAEIFILSIFGTTLGLVLGYGIQSVLPDISGLMSVEEGIVFGFSFSSILWSLVLGVILPLLISIPLVLETRSVKPLAALKEVESQTSGKLSTSKWQFGSFLLIYILFTSLAVLETESIFKGILFTLVLLTLPILVYGLYIFLGLLIAKVSKLGWLSKEWSLVTKKVTRKSGALRLSIIGLGSALFILTLSLILQESLLELSGAREIERRPNMFLLDIRETQKEDLLTAIKTFPVEKQYLAPVIGARLSKVNGEPIKKEDTIKNAMDRNWRATARTREYFLSYRDELYDTEEVTKGSWWDESGRNEISVERDFAGYLQAGVGDELTFNVQGREVSGKISNLRSVNWADMKPNFVVLFSKGILENAPRFYIVSLLIDSGESRYQLQKVIVNRFPNITVIDTEKTIQAFMGILEKVTQMMALMTAFILAASFVLVFTTLYASQSERKREFALLRVIGANSRFMVKHFLREALLVSVISFLLGLVYSVVSNEVLNRSVLELRSVYPYGQLCLVFLGICLVTVSLYALGLFSFFRMPTKTVLKEIK comes from the coding sequence ATGAAGACATCCCTTTTTCGATTTTATCTAAAACGTGAGCTTTTTTCTAGGTTTCGGTATTCACTTCTCATTGTTGTTTCTATTACTCTTGGCGTGGGTTCGGTGATTGGAATCCATTCCTACAAAGACAATACGGCAAATGCAATCAAACGAGAGGCAAAATCGATTATGGGGGCGGATATTGCCCTGCAATCCCCTCAAGAAATCACAAAAACAGCTGAAAAATTGGTCAAAACAAGCCTTCCGGAGGGCTCAGAAACCAGCGCTTCCATCCAGTTTTTATCCATGATTTCTAATGAATCGGGGGAAGAAAACTCGCTTAGTTTTATCAAAGCAGTCGAAACCAACTATCCTTTTTACGGGGAAATGAAGACAGAACCAGAAGATGCTTACCACAATTTAAAACCAAACCAAGTTTTACTCGATAAGTCGCTCGTAGAAAACTTAAAACTAAAAATCGGCAATCGAGTCCGTTTGGGTGATAGTTTACTTGTGTTAGCTGGTATTGTGGTAAAAGAACCAGGAGCTGTGGGATCATTTGTAGGATCGGCTCCAGGATCCATCATTTTAAGAGATACTGCAAACCAAACGGGGCTTGTCCAAAGAGGAAGTCGAATTCGTTATACCATTTATGCGAAATTTCCAGAAACTGTAGACAGTTTGGTTTGGAAGGACAAAGAGTTTGAAGCACTCATCAAAGAAGATTTAACTATTTATCACAATACAGAAGTTAATTCAGGATCCCAACAGTTTATCAAAAACACTTTTGATTATATGGCACTTCTCGCTTTAGCAGGATTTTTTTTAGGAGCCATATCTGTTTATACAGCCGTAAGAACTAGGTTACTTGAAAAACGAAACGAAATCGCCATCCTTATGTGTCTTGGTGCCAAACCGAATGTGATTTTACTTTTGGTTTTTGCTGAGATATTCATTTTATCAATCTTCGGAACCACTCTTGGTCTTGTCCTTGGCTATGGGATCCAATCGGTACTACCGGATATCAGTGGTCTGATGTCTGTCGAGGAAGGAATTGTATTTGGATTTTCTTTTTCTTCCATACTTTGGAGTTTGGTGTTGGGAGTGATCCTTCCACTTCTTATCTCCATTCCTCTCGTTTTAGAAACAAGATCTGTCAAACCGCTTGCTGCTTTAAAAGAAGTAGAATCACAAACCAGCGGAAAACTTTCCACATCCAAATGGCAATTTGGATCTTTCCTTTTGATTTACATTTTGTTTACCAGCCTTGCTGTTCTCGAAACAGAAAGTATTTTCAAAGGAATCCTATTTACATTGGTTTTATTAACCTTACCCATTCTAGTGTACGGATTGTACATTTTCCTTGGACTACTTATCGCAAAAGTATCCAAACTAGGATGGTTATCCAAAGAATGGAGCCTTGTGACAAAAAAAGTCACACGTAAATCAGGAGCCCTTCGCCTATCCATCATTGGACTTGGATCAGCACTGTTTATCCTCACCTTATCACTGATTTTACAAGAGAGTTTACTGGAACTAAGCGGTGCTCGTGAGATTGAACGTAGGCCCAATATGTTTCTTCTCGACATCAGGGAAACACAGAAAGAGGACCTGCTAACTGCCATTAAAACTTTTCCAGTGGAAAAACAATATTTGGCTCCCGTGATTGGCGCAAGGCTTTCCAAAGTGAATGGCGAACCCATCAAAAAAGAAGATACGATCAAAAACGCAATGGATCGGAATTGGCGGGCTACTGCAAGAACCCGAGAATACTTTTTATCCTACCGAGATGAGTTGTATGATACAGAAGAAGTGACCAAAGGTTCGTGGTGGGACGAATCGGGACGAAATGAAATCTCCGTGGAAAGGGATTTTGCAGGTTATTTGCAGGCAGGAGTGGGTGATGAACTTACTTTCAATGTCCAAGGGCGTGAAGTTTCTGGAAAAATTTCTAACTTACGTTCGGTGAACTGGGCGGATATGAAACCAAATTTTGTGGTTCTATTTTCCAAGGGAATTTTGGAAAATGCTCCCCGGTTTTATATTGTTTCCTTACTCATTGATTCTGGAGAAAGTCGATACCAATTACAAAAGGTAATCGTGAATCGTTTTCCGAACATTACCGTAATCGACACAGAAAAAACCATCCAAGCCTTTATGGGAATTTTAGAAAAGGTGACACAGATGATGGCTTTGATGACTGCTTTTATCTTAGCAGCTTCTTTTGTTCTCGTATTTACAACGTTATATGCCAGCCAATCCGAAAGGAAAAGGGAATTCGCACTCTTACGAGTGATTGGTGCCAACAGTCGTTTTATGGTAAAACATTTTCTTCGCGAAGCATTGCTTGTTTCTGTGATTTCGTTTTTACTGGGACTTGTTTATTCTGTTGTTTCCAACGAAGTTCTAAACCGTTCCGTTTTGGAACTCAGAAGTGTTTATCCTTATGGACAACTATGTTTAGTGTTTTTAGGAATCTGTTTGGTGACTGTGAGTTTGTATGCTTTAGGACTATTTAGTTTCTTTCGAATGCCAACGAAAACGGTGCTTAAGGAAATTAAATAG
- a CDS encoding ABC transporter ATP-binding protein, producing the protein MLEFKNVFKSFHNESETIDVLKNISFRIETGEFVAIIGPSGSGKSTLLGVAAGLDKPDIGVVALDGTDLTKENESNLADLRADRIGFIFQNFQLLPGLNAIENVGIPLYLKSSLSEAEILKKSEKILESVSMSHRATHFPKQLSGGEEQRIAIARSFVNDPKIIFADEPTANLDFKNSKTVLDLLLYRNKEQGTTLVVVTHDPDVAKLADRVLEMKDGEIISDSRNKKQSTSSSSKNLTAKKTTKQKKTTNGSKQVSR; encoded by the coding sequence GTGTTGGAATTTAAAAATGTGTTTAAGTCATTTCATAATGAATCGGAAACGATTGATGTGTTGAAAAATATTTCATTTCGCATTGAAACGGGTGAATTTGTAGCGATTATAGGCCCATCTGGCTCAGGCAAATCAACACTACTTGGTGTAGCGGCCGGTCTAGATAAACCTGATATTGGGGTTGTAGCACTGGATGGAACCGATTTAACAAAGGAAAATGAATCTAATTTAGCTGATTTACGTGCAGATAGGATAGGTTTTATCTTTCAAAACTTCCAATTACTCCCTGGACTCAATGCCATTGAGAATGTAGGGATTCCATTGTACTTAAAATCATCTCTATCAGAAGCTGAAATTTTAAAAAAATCTGAAAAAATTTTAGAATCTGTGTCTATGTCTCACAGAGCCACTCACTTCCCAAAACAGTTGTCAGGTGGTGAAGAGCAAAGAATTGCCATTGCGAGAAGTTTTGTGAACGATCCAAAAATCATCTTTGCTGATGAACCAACTGCCAATTTAGATTTTAAAAATAGCAAAACGGTTTTGGATCTTTTGTTGTACAGAAACAAAGAACAAGGCACCACTCTTGTTGTGGTCACTCATGATCCAGATGTGGCAAAACTAGCAGATCGTGTTTTAGAAATGAAAGATGGGGAAATTATTTCGGATTCTAGGAATAAAAAACAATCTACTTCCAGTTCTTCCAAAAACCTGACTGCAAAAAAGACCACCAAACAAAAGAAAACGACTAATGGTTCTAAGCAGGTCAGTCGATGA
- the folK gene encoding 2-amino-4-hydroxy-6-hydroxymethyldihydropteridine diphosphokinase encodes MKYSNIAFLSLGSNIGDRHHFMDQAIWEISTLPEVQILKQSERLETAPLENTNQPYFLNQILKVMVSSAFTLPCLLDSLQAIEDKLGRKRRSWKGPREIDIDILTYEAVVMKTDFLHLPHHSLYSRPFIKQLLTDMGEIGVYALFLELNHEKHYSTV; translated from the coding sequence ATGAAATATTCCAACATTGCCTTTTTGTCTCTGGGTTCCAACATCGGTGACAGACACCATTTTATGGACCAGGCAATTTGGGAAATTTCTACCTTACCTGAAGTGCAAATTTTAAAACAATCGGAGCGGTTGGAAACAGCTCCACTGGAAAATACAAACCAACCTTACTTTCTAAACCAAATTTTAAAAGTGATGGTATCGTCTGCTTTCACTCTCCCTTGTTTACTGGATTCCCTCCAAGCGATTGAAGACAAACTCGGCCGTAAACGTAGGTCTTGGAAGGGCCCAAGAGAAATTGATATTGATATTCTTACATATGAAGCCGTAGTGATGAAAACAGATTTTTTACACCTGCCTCACCATTCGCTTTATTCAAGACCTTTCATCAAACAGCTATTAACCGATATGGGAGAAATTGGAGTGTATGCACTCTTTTTGGAACTAAACCATGAAAAACATTATTCTACAGTATAA